The Drosophila suzukii chromosome 2 unlocalized genomic scaffold, CBGP_Dsuzu_IsoJpt1.0 scf_2c, whole genome shotgun sequence genome segment ggattctgccgaccgacgccaccgacggctattattccggtaagctacatcagttaaacgatctctggcagcagttttgcgacctagatgaagaagtccagcaagcggcattacccactggaagtgagtactcttaacgagtagtagcacttaaggagctggtcgaaaaatatcagaatatctttctggacaacatgccgactggaagcgggcttccgaaggccccgagacgaacttcggccaacatcaagatcccaacacttccgccaattagcattccggagttcaacggcgagtatctagactggccacggatccacgatctctttgtggaatttgtacataataaaccaacTGGCCGAAtaccagtcaaaaactacatattctacagagttcgcttcgtggtgaagcgagaaacgtcttgacagacacagccttctcacagggtggctattacgacacctggttgcgtttgaaggccaggtaccagaacggaaaaatactagtattccatagacggctcctcgcgccaactaagggccttacatgacactataaaaaactcaatgagtactcttaaaaacctcgatatcagcacaaaatcctgggatccagtcctgtgttttcttatcagaagaaaactagaccagcagtcgcTAGCTGCTCTGGAAAATATAGCGGATGCATTAACGGAAATTCAaacgttaaggagtgtactgacgtttgtTGAGCGGcacgcttgcatgctggagacgataagcgctcaacctacagcaacactttgccatcagtcagttcacaacgaagagagctgtaaggtttgtcacctaggaaaacataatcttagagcatgtagccgtgtccagcaaatggaccccaaagcacggcgccaagccattattcaagtaggagcatgcacaaattgtttgtctacatctcataaggttgaaaactgtggatcaccgaccacctgtcgagtctgccagcaacggcatcattcactgttacaccaaggaccgactagcaatcaaGTGGCctgcgcagtaaccattgcaggcgtaggaggatatactctgcttgcgaccgccaaggtatcattacaagggccaaacggtcaattacaaacatgtcgcgctgtaatagatggtggatcacaggtgaatctgatctcaaggagaatggcagatctgctatctcttaaggagaGGTTACCGATTGAAATGTGTGGgatcggaggaaaaatatcaacagcaattagatcaacactaaagctctcatcagttacatcagggtttgaaacacTAATAGaagtatttattattcccacagtcattacagaccaaccgacAGTATCGATTgataccgatcttaatattcccgggggactgccattagcagatcctgactttcggcaacctggacccattgacctaaccttaggggctgaggtgtattctcgtgtaataaccggtgaacttcttgaactaggacctaataaacctttggcacaaggcactaggcttggttatgtacataatcacaggttatctcaataaagaaacctcatctgatacggaaatcaaacctattctggtagaaggcagaggtgattttgcaggaccgaacgctgctgatgagccaacaaaagataaaaatccgacgaatatagtaccgacttctcatcaatttaaaaccgacaagaaggctgactttggttcaacatgtccaaacctaaccaagaaatatcttagttttattgcagaatgtccacataccatagacgtgccaaatgatcaagttctacgagagcacaatttcagtccccacggtaatgtcaattttaacgcaaaggggagtgttaagcagcatcaagaagatgtgaaggacctgaatcacaaacatgaacctcagttgaaggaacgatccaccttggtcaatgatttgttaggtgcttcctatacaattcggtcaagggctgaccgacatcacgacttaattgagggtacccctcaatgggtgggagaatgttcgtacccaaaggtactcaacatgaccacacccaacaaatcaagcagtagccaagttgggaacagtaccaggcgctcagtagcactcactgcatatgagaattgctgatcagcatattatatgtctcactaactcaccgtctatccgactcaacggcacactgaccggccaatgcagtcagcacattttacagtgtctgccgagccaactacacaaactgctaccataatcaaaactccctgacctacctacctactgtAGAATATAGcgtacttcactaatcattacactaaacttccgtcttccaagtagtatataatcatgtaccaaatgaagaataaatcagttatcaacgcatcccATAACTctgcggttctacttcctacctctgggaataggcctcgtaatacactatctccactagcagctaacgcgcagttccgcatcgcctgtggtccggcatcgcagtaaccatcgttaccacagcaaagcgtcccagcgtgccagcgacaagtgctcattacccccttgtcccgcggtgtgacccggaagtgtctacttcggttaggcacaaacattggtgaccccgacgtgaatctttaacaagaaaggatcacactcaaggaacccccttcccactaaaggaactcagcttaatccagcttcacaggatacgcttcttcttccagcgtcacaggaacttcaacttcatccagcttcacaggatacgcttcttcttccagcgtcacaggaacttcagcttgaTCCAggttcacaggatacgcttcttcttccagcgccttaggaacttcagcttcatccagcttcacaggatacgcttcttctttcagcatcacaggaacttcagcttaatccagcttcacaggatacgcttcttcttccagcgtcacaggaacttcagcttaattcAGCTCCACAGGATATGCTTCTTCTTCCAGagtcacaggaactcagcttaatccagcttgacaggatacgcttcttcttccagcgtcacaggaacttcagcttaatccagcttctgaggatacgcttcttcttccagcgtcacaggaacttcagcttcatccagcttcacaggatacgcttcgtcttcgagcgtcacaggaacgtcagcttcatccagaccttcacaggatactcagcttcatccagctttacaggatactcagcttcatccagcttcacagaattctttgtttccaaggcacacaatatgtctacttcattcattgaggaaacaagtcacacaagaatcgatttacacaatcgattactagacacccaaaacgagctggaagggaaaatccaacagctcattaagaactatggcaaggattctgccgaccgacgccaccgacggctattattccggtaagctacatcagttaaacgatctctggcagcagttttgcgacctagatgaagaagtccagcaagcggcattacccactggaagtgagtactcttcacgagtAGTAGCACTTagggagctggtcgaaaaatatcagaatatctttctggacaacatgccgactggaagcgggcttccgaaggccccgagacgaacgtcggccaacatcaagatcacaacaagagatcaagtcaaaggagattccgcaattgacacggtgatccgacagttgcagagaagatgcaacgaattggagtcatcattaacattagcatcgaacgccccaaccgtcaccccagccctacaaaggcacctggatctccttTGGGCGTtgctgaggcaagcccacgacgaattggacagcacacctggagccgcagccctggcagaagcagagctagctcagttccacacattatacgaagaatacgaaatgaacctgcttcgagaaaacgacgcgccaatgagcctaaacttccgccaattagcattctggagttcaacggcgagtatctagactggccacggttccatgatctctttgtggaattggtacataataaaccatattcggccagtcaaaaactacatattctacagagttcgcttcgtggtgaagcgagaaacgtcttgacagacacagccttctcacagggtggctatgacgacacctggttgcgtttaaaggccaggtaccagaacggaaaaatactagtattcgccgccattgcaaaaattattgaccatatgcctatagacggttcctcgcgccaactaagggccttacatgacactataaaaaatatcagatatcagcacaaaatcctgggatccaatcctgtgttttcttatcagaagaaaactagaccagcagtctctagctgctctagaaaattcagcagatgcaccaacggaaattccaacgttaaggagtgtactgacgtttattgaactgcgcgcttgcatgctggagacgataagcgctcaacctacagcaacgctacgccatcagtcagttcacaacgaagagagctgtaagatttgtcacctaggaccacataatcttagagcatgtagccgtttccaggaaatggaccccaaaacacggcgccaagccattattcaaataggagcatgcacaaattgtttgtctacagctcatatggttgaaaactgtggatcaccgaccaattgtcgagtctgccagcaacggcatcattcactgttacacaaaggaccaactatcaatccagtggccggcgcagtaaccattgcaggctacgacgacgtaggaggatatactctgctcgcgaccgccaaggtctcattacaagggccaaacggtcaattacaaacatgtcgcgctgtaatagatggtggatcacaggtgaatcttatctcaaggggaatggcagatctgctatctcttaaggaaaggtcaccgattgaaatatctggaatcggaggaaaaatatcaacagcaattagatcaacactaaagctctcatcagttacatcagggtttgaaagactaatagaggtatttattattcccacagtcattccagaccaaccgtcagtatcgattgataacgatcttaatattcccgggggactgccattagcagatcctgacttttggcaacctggacccattgacctaaccttagggtctgaggtgtattctcgtgtaataaccggtgaacttcttgaactaggacctaataaacctttggcacaaggcactaggcttggttatgtaatcacaggttatctcaataaagaaacctcatctgatacggaaatcaaccctattctggtagaaggcagaggtaattttgcaggaccgaacgctgcttatgagccaacaaaagataaaaatccgacgaatatagtaccgacttctcatcaatttaaaaccgacaagaaggctgactttggttcaacatgtccaaacctaaccaagaaatatcttagttttattgcagaatgtccacataccatagacgtgccaaatgatcaagttctacgagagcacaatttcagtccccacggtaatgtcaattttaacgcaaaggggagtgttaagcaacatcaagaagatgtgaaggacctgaatcacaaaccgcagttgaaggaaagatccaccttggtcaatgatttgttaggtgcttcctatacaattcggtcaagggctgaccgacatcacgacttaattgagggtacccctcaatgggggggagaatgttcgtacctaAAAgaactcaacatgaccacacccaacaaatcaagcagtagccaagttgggaacagtaccaggcgctcagtagcacccactgcatatgagaatggctgatcagcatattatatgtctcactaactcaccgtctcaccgactcaacggcacactgaccggccaatgcagtcagcacattttgcagtgtctgccgagccaactacacaaactgctaccataatcaaaactccctgacctacctacctactttagaatatagctcattcactaatcattacactaaacttccgtgttccaagtagtatataaacatgtaccaaatgaagaataaatcagttatcaacgcatctcataactccgcggttctacttcctatttctgggaatagggctcgtaatacactatctccactagcagctgaCCCAacttagctcaacctcagcgcagttccgcatcgcctgtggtccggcatcgcagtaaccatcgttaccatagccgcgacgcgatcgtcctcgCAATTCCCTTAAACATGAAGCGCTGTGCTTATGGCGCTGATATTGAATTACTTCATGAATTTCAGGATCGTCCCCGCTGGTAGTAATGAAAAGATCAATAAAGCGGGTGACCTCTTCGGCGTTATCGGGTCCTTCTAGCTTTGGGGCACCAGAAAACCAATACATCCCATGAGAGTGCGGCGATCCTGTGTGCTGGAACACGATCCTCCAATAATAATGGACGAGTCTTAACTCACCAAATATCTCGgagctttaaaataatttcattaattgcTGGAACCTGTAGTCGAAGTACCGGGAGCACGTTACTGGGTCGGATCGAATTAATCTAGCTTTTTCGGCGCTAGAAAGAGCTGCTGCCTCTTCCTCAGTAATGTCTCtgctatccaataaaagagataTAATAACTAAGAGATCGTTCCATTTAGATTCAGCAGCAGAGAGGGTTATGAAGAATGTAGGCAACCCAAATTGTCTTATCATGGCTATAACTTTTTTTCGAATTCCCAttaaatatttcgccgcaAGAAATTGTTGGGAAGGAAAGTTCTTTTGCGTCGTCGTCAAGGGTTAAATTTGTTGGAATGCGGCCTTCTCCGGGAGCCATAGCAATACGCTGAAATCCACTATCATCGTTTTCTAATAGGGTTTCATGACCTCCGGGATTTAAATCACCTTCTTGATCgtcatttgattgagaatgagAATGTAGACGAAGAAGCTCTTCTACGGCTTCTCGGTCAGGTTCATCTGCGATGAAAGGTATCTCTTCTTCGGCTCCCATTTGATTGAGCCAATCACCGTCAAAGGAAATGTTGTGCTTTCTGTAGAGCTCAGTGTTATCCAAGTATCGCACAGCTTGAATAACCCGAGCGGGTCGAATAGTTTCCGTCATGAAATTATGGGAATAttctaactttctttttaaataaacctGGATTACATGGGTCGAATCAAAGGTGCGCGGGAGTACGCTTACACTAtcaggtactgaaattggaacattgactacagcgcctcttattccgcattgcctttcatatccaagggtataatgcgcatgaagggaattcgaggagaaataaggcgctcctcaagacatgtcaagtttttaaggcattcaggtatctctggaaagtcgaagccattagagagacaaagggatggtatcctacctttggaaacgccttgacgacatgtactgcaaaattgatatttgccGGTCGGACTCGGAAACTttctacttaaataaaagCCATTGTCTAGACTAAAGTTACGGTATTTGGAAGAAATAGTACGTATGTTCAAACCACTTACCTGAGATGGAAACCACGTTCCTCCACAGCACGTAGAAAACTTAGTTGGTCCGTCCTTAATGTTACGAAGATATTGTTCCCTTGCCGTAGCTCGACACCTCCGTAACTGGCGTTCCCGTTGATCCTCTCGTTCATCCACCGAAAGTTGTGCACTTGCAGCAATATTGCGCTGTGACTGTCTGGAAGATTCCGCCTGTCGATTTTGTGAACTCGACCTGTAAGTGAGAAGTCGCTTGTCAGCCATTTCCTGAATATGTTGTTCCCGAAATCTTTGCTGAAATCTTGTGttccgatgatgcactgtgTTGGTCCTTTACTCCTGTGTCCTAGTGATAGGGTTGTTCCTAGTGATCCTATGAACTGCATTCGTCCCGTAAacgctcgagtcctcgattttccccgatcgatctccaggtagcatgatcagcagtgtcgtcgtcgctcctcggaatccgacctgactattgcgcgcgctacagcgtcccgtgcgcgctctggtcctcgattttcctcgttcGCCCTCCAGGTAGCGCGATTGTCAGTGTTCCTCAATCGTTCACTGGCTCGAATTCTTTCGCTTCTCCTTCTCTGAGAGCGAGCAGCGGAATTTCGCGAGCGAGCTTCTTCTGCTACCTCCAAATTACTTGTACGGGCCAAGGCAATGTGCTGCGCATTACGGGTCCTTATTTGTGACGCATTTTGAGCATATTGGGATCGGCTTCGTCTAAGCGCAGCTTGGCGGCTCTTGAGATAAAAAAGATATGCGCGgcattctctttattttgctgttaaaaaataattgtataaaagttaaggggttataatttgtcagagatttttaaaatctctttggtcgggattctggtaaatatttatttatgttcaTTGATGTTCCACCTGAATTTCACCAGAAGAGACCTATGTGTTACGAATTTATGAATCCTGTTTTACTTTATAGAAATAATTACCAAAGGAAAAAAgtataataatactttattattttgttacacactcttttcacttttcaccttataccttttggtggatttttaatcacttttcaccttttacttttttatgggcttatattAGCATTTCACCTTGTACTTTTTGGTAGATTTTCATtaacttttcaccttatactttcggtgtgtttatattaattgaatataaaagatacacacaacaatgtatacgtTGTCACTCGGCAACTGGTTTTCACAGACTAATCCGCGGATTAGGATTACGAGTCATATATATTGACTTGAATCATACCTGCTATTAACCTTCATATAACCCTTTCGATGGCGGACAATGCCTGATTTTAGGGACAATTCGTAGGTAAATTAGGTCAACCAAGTTGATTACTTAATTTA includes the following:
- the Stlk gene encoding uncharacterized protein Stlk isoform X10, encoding MQFIGSLGTTLSLGHRSKGPTQCIIGTQDFSKDFGNNIFRKWLTSDFSLTGRVHKIDRRNLPDSHSAILLQVHNFRWMNERINGNASYGGVELRQGNNIFVTLRTDQLSFLRAVEERGFHLRCRGFL